The Bombus fervidus isolate BK054 chromosome 6, iyBomFerv1, whole genome shotgun sequence genome contains a region encoding:
- the Hk gene encoding potassium voltage-gated channel subfamily A regulatory beta subunit hyperkinetic isoform X2 has product MSRLMLCNLGNTSTAGNDTNNNANTNSSMEDDDYYPLPTIYRCRAPIASLDCMEEFNGGGGGGGGGGGGGNAVDSGVHCSNTTGTKEQLLTNCIAAQAQRLQHPSPGIRYRNLGKSGLRVSNVGLGTWTTFGIGGCSNEETAEAVVALAYDSGINVFDLSEAHSGHRAEIQFGRILLRRAWNRSSYVVTTKIYWNTKAEGRGLSRKHIIESVQASLVRLQLSYIDIVMIHKVDPMCPMEEIVRAMNYVISKGWVMYWGTSRWTPVEIMEAYTNCRQFNCVTPIVEQAEYHLFYREKPELYMPELYNKIGVGLMAWSTVTIGMVSSKPDDCGVSFLSRSSYKNKYSSFSWTEDETQSLYKEEYGWKEKSADDETRKYSDKLRDVCALAERLGCSFGQLAIAWSLKNESVQCLLLGASNIDQLYESLQSLQLIPKLNANIMNEIERILDNKPSRPPMISTLALR; this is encoded by the exons ATGTCTCGTTTAATGTTGTGTAATCTCGGCAATACATCCACGGCGGGAAATGATACAAATAACAATGCAAATACGAATAGTAGTATGGAGGATGATGACTACTATCCACTGCCAACTATTTATCG CTGCCGTGCACCTATAGCGAGTTTGGATTGCATGGAAGAGTTCAACGgcggcggtggtggcggtggcggcggtggcggtggtggcAATGCTGTGGACTCTGGTGTACATTGCAGTAATACCACTGGAACGAAGGAACAGCTACTGACTAACTGCATTGCCGCACAAGCGCAGCGCTTACAGCATCCTTCGCCAGGTATTCGCTACCGCAACTTGGGCAAAAGCGGTCTACGTGTTTCCAATGTTGGATTAG GTACATGGACAACTTTCGGAATAGGAGGTTGCAGTAATGAGGAAACAGCTGAAGCTGTAGTTGCCCTCGCCTATGACAGTGGAATAAATGTGTTCGATCTGAGCGAAGCTCATAGCGGTCATAGAGCAGAAATTCAATTTGGACGAATTTTATTACGACGTGCTTGGAATCGTTCAAGTTATGTCGTTACCACCAAAATATATTGGAACACGAA GGCAGAGGGACGTGGATTGTCACGAAAACACATAATCGAATCGGTACAAGCATCTTTAGTCAGGTTACAATTATCGTACATCGATATTGTAATGATTCACAAAGTAGATCCTATGTGTCCTATGGAAG aaATAGTACGTGCAATGAATTACGTGATAAGTAAAGGATGGGTAATGTATTGGGGAACGTCTCGTTGGACCCCTGTCGAAATTATGGAAGCTTACACGAATTGCCGTCAATTTAATTGTGTCACACCAATCGTGGAACAAGCCGAGTATCATCTATTTTATAGAGAAAAACCAGAACTTTATATGCCAGAGTTGTACAATAAAATCG GTGTTGGTCTGATGGCGTGGTCCACGGTTACGATCGGCATGGTTTCTTCGAAACCTGACGACTGTGGTGTATCTTTTTTATCGAGATCTtcgtataag AATAAATATTCGTCATTCAGTTGGACCGAAGACGAAACGCAATCTTTGTATAAAGAA GAATACGGCTGGAAGGAAAAGTCAGCCGATGACGAAACGCGAAAATATTCGGATAAACTGCGAGATGTGTGTGCACTCGCCGAACGACTCGGTTGCTCTTTCGGACAGTTGGCCATCGCGTGGTCTTTAAAGAATGAAAGTGTTCAGTGCCTTCTCCTCGGTGCATCAAACATAGATCAACTGTATGAGAGTCTTCAAAGTTTACAG CTAATTCCAAAATTGAACGCCAATATAATGAACGAAATCGAAAGAATTCTTGATAACAAACCGTCGCGACCTCCGATGATTTCAACATTGGCGCTCAGATGA
- the Hk gene encoding potassium voltage-gated channel subfamily A regulatory beta subunit hyperkinetic isoform X1 has translation MSRLMLCNLGNTSTAGNDTNNNANTNSSMEDDDYYPLPTIYRCRAPIASLDCMEEFNGGGGGGGGGGGGGNAVDSGVHCSNTTGTKEQLLTNCIAAQAQRLQHPSPGIRYRNLGKSGLRVSNVGLGTWTTFGIGGCSNEETAEAVVALAYDSGINVFDLSEAHSGHRAEIQFGRILLRRAWNRSSYVVTTKIYWNTKAEGRGLSRKHIIESVQASLVRLQLSYIDIVMIHKVDPMCPMEEIVRAMNYVISKGWVMYWGTSRWTPVEIMEAYTNCRQFNCVTPIVEQAEYHLFYREKPELYMPELYNKIGVGLMAWSTVTIGMVSSKPDDCGVSFLSRSSYKNKYSSFSWTEDETQSLYKEQEYGWKEKSADDETRKYSDKLRDVCALAERLGCSFGQLAIAWSLKNESVQCLLLGASNIDQLYESLQSLQLIPKLNANIMNEIERILDNKPSRPPMISTLALR, from the exons ATGTCTCGTTTAATGTTGTGTAATCTCGGCAATACATCCACGGCGGGAAATGATACAAATAACAATGCAAATACGAATAGTAGTATGGAGGATGATGACTACTATCCACTGCCAACTATTTATCG CTGCCGTGCACCTATAGCGAGTTTGGATTGCATGGAAGAGTTCAACGgcggcggtggtggcggtggcggcggtggcggtggtggcAATGCTGTGGACTCTGGTGTACATTGCAGTAATACCACTGGAACGAAGGAACAGCTACTGACTAACTGCATTGCCGCACAAGCGCAGCGCTTACAGCATCCTTCGCCAGGTATTCGCTACCGCAACTTGGGCAAAAGCGGTCTACGTGTTTCCAATGTTGGATTAG GTACATGGACAACTTTCGGAATAGGAGGTTGCAGTAATGAGGAAACAGCTGAAGCTGTAGTTGCCCTCGCCTATGACAGTGGAATAAATGTGTTCGATCTGAGCGAAGCTCATAGCGGTCATAGAGCAGAAATTCAATTTGGACGAATTTTATTACGACGTGCTTGGAATCGTTCAAGTTATGTCGTTACCACCAAAATATATTGGAACACGAA GGCAGAGGGACGTGGATTGTCACGAAAACACATAATCGAATCGGTACAAGCATCTTTAGTCAGGTTACAATTATCGTACATCGATATTGTAATGATTCACAAAGTAGATCCTATGTGTCCTATGGAAG aaATAGTACGTGCAATGAATTACGTGATAAGTAAAGGATGGGTAATGTATTGGGGAACGTCTCGTTGGACCCCTGTCGAAATTATGGAAGCTTACACGAATTGCCGTCAATTTAATTGTGTCACACCAATCGTGGAACAAGCCGAGTATCATCTATTTTATAGAGAAAAACCAGAACTTTATATGCCAGAGTTGTACAATAAAATCG GTGTTGGTCTGATGGCGTGGTCCACGGTTACGATCGGCATGGTTTCTTCGAAACCTGACGACTGTGGTGTATCTTTTTTATCGAGATCTtcgtataag AATAAATATTCGTCATTCAGTTGGACCGAAGACGAAACGCAATCTTTGTATAAAGAA CAGGAATACGGCTGGAAGGAAAAGTCAGCCGATGACGAAACGCGAAAATATTCGGATAAACTGCGAGATGTGTGTGCACTCGCCGAACGACTCGGTTGCTCTTTCGGACAGTTGGCCATCGCGTGGTCTTTAAAGAATGAAAGTGTTCAGTGCCTTCTCCTCGGTGCATCAAACATAGATCAACTGTATGAGAGTCTTCAAAGTTTACAG CTAATTCCAAAATTGAACGCCAATATAATGAACGAAATCGAAAGAATTCTTGATAACAAACCGTCGCGACCTCCGATGATTTCAACATTGGCGCTCAGATGA
- the Zyd gene encoding sodium/potassium/calcium exchanger zydeco, with protein MCDNGIDNMDTSDLGGGINCTPPAIEDFPHDLFDEKQRQGGAVVVHVIVSLYLFIALAVVCDKFFVPAVEKICHALSMSKDVAGATFMAAATSAPELFVNAIGTFITEGDIGVGTIVGSAVFNILAVPACCGIGAGMVVPLDWWPVSRDCLAYGVTVAILICIIHDERVEWYEALTLVLLYIVYIAVMYWDKSFQRCTRFRTHNADRSSTDDHRHATEGSTEIHMARSDKVQSAVEQTEHIDLPLQNGGTKPQEENPDPNYEYELLVWPTRAGWIRKTAWIMTWPIHLIFMCTIPDCEKPRFKNWFPITFLMCIIWIGSLSYVVAWMITIIGDTLKIPDSVMGITFLAAGTSVPEAVSSVIVAKQGHGSMGISNSIGSNTFDILLCLGLPWLIKSSFSPTQPGKHYISINSGGLEYSAISLLSTLMLLYIAFASNKFQLDRKVGRACLCMYAVFLILASLIELNVFFRVNLPTCQRTVK; from the exons GTATAAATTGTACACCTCCAGCGATAGAAGACTTTCCACACGACCTTTTCGACGAGAAACAGAGGCAGGGCGGAGCTGTCGTCGTGCACGTAATCGTTTCGCTTTACCTGTTTATCGCGTTAGCGGTAGTGTGtgataaatttttcgttcCCGCAGTAGAAAAAATATGTCACG cACTTTCAATGTCCAAGGACGTGGCAGGTGCTACCTTTATGGCCGCAGCGACGTCGGCGCCGGAACTGTTCGTAAACGCAATCGGCACGTTCATCACCGAAGGTGACATCGGTGTCGGAACAATAGTAGGCTCGGCTGTATTCAATATTCTCGCGGTACCGGCTTGCTGCGGTATAGGTGCTGGGATG GTAGTTCCTCTTGACTGGTGGCCAGTTAGCAGAGACTGCCTCGCCTACGGCGTTACGGTTGCCATTCTCATATGTATCATACACGACGAACGAGTAGAATGGTACGAAGCGTTAACGCTAGTGTTATTGTACATCGTATACATCGCCGTCATGTATTGGGACAAATCGTTTCAGCGATGCACGCGATTCCGTACGCATAATGCTGATCGATCGTCAACGGATGATCACCGACACGCGACAG AAGGCAGCACGGAAATTCACATGGCAAGATCCGACAAAGTACAATCGGCCGTTGAACAAACTGAACATATAGATCTACCATTGCAAAATGGAGGAACGAAACCTCAAGAAGAGAATCCCGACCCTA ATTATGAATACGAATTATTGGTTTGGCCGACACGAGCTGGGTGGATAAGAAAAACAGCATGGATTATGACTTGGCCGattcatttaattttcatgTGTACTATTCCGGATTGTGAAAAGCCACGATTCAAGAATTGGTTTCCGATAACGTTCCTTATGTGCATCATTTGGATTGGATCGTTGAGCTATGTGGTCGCATGGATGATCACTATAATTG GAGACACTCTGAAAATACCGGATTCCGTGATGGGCATTACTTTCCTGGCTGCTGGTACCAGCGTACCAGAGGCTGTATCAAGCGTAATAGTGGCAAAACAAG GACACGGCTCGATGGGTATTAGCAACTCGATCGGATCAAACACTTTTGACATATTGTTGTGTTTGGGTCTACCGTGGCTAATTAAATCTTCGTTTTCACCGACACAACCAGGAAAACATTACATCAGTATAAATTCTGGTGGGCTCGAGTACAGTGCCATATCGTTGTTATCGACACTAATGTTACTCTACATTGCTTTTGCTTCGAATAAGTTTCAGCTTGATAGAAAAGTTGGTCGAGCCtgtttatgtatgtatgcCGTATTTCTGATATTAGCCTCGTTGATAGAACTCAATGTATTCTTCAGGGTAAACTTGCCCACGTGCCAGAGGACGGTCAAGTGA